aaaaaaaattgattctaatttctttcttttacagAACATTTTGTGCAGATTCCCGTCAGCATCGAGCGTGATTCAACCACACTCATAAACTCAAACCGGAAACCAAACCATTGGCCGACAATTCTCCTCTCAACCGTCTTCGTCATCATAGGCCAATCCATAGCCAAACTCCTCGAAAACTTCTACTACGACAAAATCAACCGAAGCGAGTACAACGAACACCGCCAAAACGACGGCGTTTGGACTCAAGCTCTCCTCCAAACCGTCGGCTtccctctcctcctcctccctttCATCATCCTCACCACCAAGAAACACAACCAACCATCTTCCGACAACCAGTTCCACTACAAATCCTTAGCGGTAATCTACATCTGCATCGGGATCGTCATGTCGGTTCAGGGAAGACTCTCCGCAATGGGAAAGCTCGAGATACCATTCGGTATCTTCACCCTCATCTACACAACGCAGCTCTTCTTCACTCCCATCTTCGCTAGCTTCGTCAACAAAACCAAGTTCAACAGATGGGTCGTCATCTCATTGCTCTTAGCAATCGTCACCGGAGCTCTCACGTTATCATCCTCATTCGGCGGCGAGCCGGACGAGGCGGAGCTGAATTACGCAAGAGGCTCATGGGCCGCTCTGTTCGCCGCCCTCtgcttctctctcctcctctgtAACATCCAAAACGTCTTCGACAGCTACATCTTCAAACGCACGGAATCCACCACCAGAAAGCCAAGCTTCGCTTCCGTTTTCGAAGTCATAATCTTCTCCTCTTTAGTCGCCACACTCATCTCCATGGTGGGACTTTTCGTCGCCGGAGAACAACACGATTTGAAGAGGGAGATGAATGGTTTCCCGAAAGGGAAAGGTGCGTACGTCATGGCTATGGTGGGCCAAGCGGTTTCGTGGCAGATCTACTGGGTTGGGATCGTGGGACTTGTCTTTTCTGTTTCGAGCGTGTTGTCGAATGTGATCAGCGTCGTTACGTGGCCGATCGTGTCGGTGCTTGTTGTGATCTTCTTTAACTACATGGACGATGAGTTCGATGTTTTCAAAGGTGTCGCCTTGATCACTGCCGTGTTAAGCGCCGCCGCTTATTTCTTTAGGCTTCATAAAGAGAATCGTAACAGTGCGTACTGAGTTTCTAtttttccttcattttttgGGTTAATTAGTCATGTATTATATTGTTTAATTGTGTGtataatgtattaatgttagTGTGATTTACAATGAAATGTTTGCAAGTGTCAAGTCTTTGTAATTGCGATTTCAACGCCTTCTCTCTCATTCTATCATCAGGTATCTGACTTACTTCTCTTCTTGGAGAGTTCTGTATTTGtcccagaagtactttgtggtCTGTTTTCATCCATATCTTAATTTAAGTTCAGGCATTCTAAGTTGTTTTCTTTCTAGTTTTTGGGAGGTAATGTTAATCTTGCCGGCTTATAGTTCTCGAAGGAGTGTGTTCCTTACCGGCTCAGATGTGTAAACTTTGCATTTTACTCGTTTAATATAATCTtcaaatgacaaaaaaaagaagtatgaACCTTACatttactttgattttttttattattatttgtgaaaAAAACTTCTTTTATTTAATTGTGATGAAGAGTGGTGATAAACTGCAAATGTCACAAAGAAATTTGAAACTAACGATTACGAGATGACGATGGTAAATGGTCTCTTTACCAAACTGACGAAAAAGAAGTATGCGTCGCCCAAGAGATACGTCAATATGCACAATCAGCAGCACATCTTTGTTGATTTACTTTACTTATAAACTAGGTTGCATGGAAACTCGGATGAAAGTTCGTTTCACGTTGTGTCGGAATTAAAATCTTTCGAAAACTCGTGAAAACTCATTAGAAACTCGTTTTTTGAAAATCTCATTTTAAAAACTGATGAAAATTTCGATTTCAGAAACTTGTGATTCTGTTTTGAAAACGTGAAGAGAACTTTTTAAAACAAGTTTTgtaacttatatatttattttgagttAAACTACTTAATGTTTAAGTAtggacaattctctcaaataatcattttatgtttttgtcacaaaatagacctaaagaaagaaaatgaccaaaacatttctttttttttttgaaaattttaatattttttttattttttaaaatttgaaaccctatccccaaaacttcaccccttaactctaaaccctaatctatattagttaaccttaAGGTAAAAATGTActttaccttttaataaaacttattttggtcattttcttcattgacggctatttttgtgacaacaACTTAAAAAAATGCTATCCTAGGGAATTTTTCTTTAAGTATtagctattttaaaattttaatatgatttCGATGTTTAACTATTACTTGTTTCATTTTAGTGTacttaacataaaaattttatttgttgatttatattattaGATAGACCAAACAGAAGAAAATAATTGTACTCACATGTTAATTAttcacatatatgtatatatatatatatatatatttatatttatatttataaacgtTTCCATTtcttagaattttaaaaatcatgttTCCACGTTTCGAAACATTTCATTTTCGCGTATCTGTTTCACATTCCGTGCAACCTAGCTTATAGGACATCTTAGAGCTGGGCAAAAAATCCGGATTCgaggaaccgaaccgaacccgatccgaaaaagtagtatcaaacccgaaccgaaattgattaaatatccgaatgggttcaaaattttgatatctAAAGAACCAAAatcgaacccgatccgaaccaaAGTATCTCGGGTACCGAATCtaaccgaaatagatttatatacctaaatattttacttatttttagatttaatatatattacaaacatccaaaatatataatatacttttaaattgtctaaaatacttgaaaatatacataaatagtcaaaagtaaatgtctaaaattgctaaaatatattcaaaacaccaaaatgcttgaaatatctattgattatctatccaaatattcaaatcaaaccaatttatatgttagttttaggtattttgacatatattatacaaatttatataaaatatattatttttttttatagattttgggaaattttaagcatataatgaattttaaaattttaaaaataatttaaatgggttatccgaacccgaaccgaacccgcaaagatccgaaccgaatccgaaccgaaatttaaaaatacccgaatggggctgaaatTTTTAAACCCAAAAACACGAAACCCGattagatccgaaccgaacccgaatgggtacccgaacgcccacccctaggaCATCTCCAGCAAGACACTAAAACACCAAATTTAAAGTAATTTCATCtccaaaaaaacatcaaaactgaTATTATctcaccaaatttggtgtaatgtAAATAGTGttataccaaattttgtgtaacaCTATTCACATATCAAAcctttaaaatacatattttattatgtttcatcATATAATATAGTTCAGTTactatcaaaattatatttttattttcaaaatcactaAATGACTATTATCATTTATcacttacaaataataaaaataataataataataaaaatctaaatatggtaaaataataaaaatttaaaaaagttaaactgaaaaaattaaataagataTGATATAAAATTTGATGTCATGGTTGgagatgataaaaaaattataacaccaaacatcaaatttggtATAGTtgcaacaccaaatttggtgctATCGTTGGATATACTCCTAGTGGGTCTATAAAACATATGGTAAAATAACTTTGGTTagataattcatttttattccttacttaaagaagaaaaaatacacTTTTTGGCCATAGAGCTACTCAGCTCAGCTGCATAGATAATTAGATATGCACTCACTTCCATTGATTAGTAGGTGTACAATATCCATGGATAAACCGCAAATTGTTTACAATCTCCGAAATCAAGtggatttctaaaaaaaatatgtggGAAAAACTAATCAATCTTGTATACAATTGGTCATATAGTCGGTGGTTAATTACATTACATGGATGCTAGTTCCAAGCTCAGTCACAAATATCTAAAACCGTGGCAGATAATCGTCAGTCACTTCTAACCAGGCCGAGGAGTGTAGTAGCCAAATAGGCTACAAGACTATGATCTTATTACCATAACTTACTCTTGTAAAAATTctcgattcttttttttttgaatcataCAGAGGTATCCTGACCCCATAGAAGTGATCCAGTCTAGTTACGTGTTGCCACGTGTCGGTCATCTGTCCCTGATGATGCCAAAATATTAATTCTCCAATGGCTAGAATTCGAACCCAGGTGGCGGTACTCACAGCTGTAAGCCATTTACCACTCACAGCTAGAAATTCTCGATTCTTGACCTATTCGATTCTCAAATCTTGTTTTCTTTCAGCCACATGGTCCTCAATTCTTGTAATCTTATTACCATGAAATGGTGGTTGTTTTCAGCCACTGGGTTCATGGTCCTCTTACGTAAAACCTTTTCTTATTCTTCAATGCCACAATGGGGTCTTATATCGAGTTTATTTGTTACGGTTCCTTACTTCTTTACACAGCCACTTCACCTAAATAACATATTTAGAATAAGTGTCAGCAAGTGAGAAAATTGAAAGTAACATAAATACACAAACCAACGCAAAAGACCAGACCTTGATTCGCTTTGAAGAAGATACTCATTAGACCAACAaaaccttttgtttttttacagaAGTTAACTTCGAAATATTCCATATCTCAGCACCAACCATCTTCATGTTCGACTAAAACAGACCACCAAGCACAGTAACGGTAAGCTTAGATAAATTTAGAACCAACATAAGTCATGTCGTCAAATCCTTTAGGTTGATGTTGCACTCACTTATATGCATGAGAGAGGTTAGGAAAGCATTGAGTTTCACTATATGTCATATCAAATATTGTTCTCCCATTTAACACAAGTGCTTATGCGGAGGCGACAACTTTATCCATATTTGGCATTCTTGATATTTATCTTAGTTCAAACTCTGCAGGAAGGATCCCTTGTCTTTGCCAAGATCTAGGAACTACACAAGTATTTGGTGGGGTCAAGATATTTCAAAGTAGTAATGTTCCAAGTTATAAGTTATACCATCAAATATGCAAATGTAGTTGCGAATGGTAACGAAGCAACGCAGAAAATATCTAAACAACCAACGCGTAGACATGAGCTCACGTGATTGACTATTACGCCGCCAAGAGGACTTCTCTTccgtatatataaaaatcactTCTCCTTCCACTGTCCACAGAAAACTACAATCATCATCCACTCAAAAATAtccacaaacacaaacacacaaaccGGATCTCCGACAATCAGTTCCAAACTATGGCTCAGCAGACAAAGCCAGAAGGTAATAATAGTAATCTACTCAAATGATTCTATTCTTGATCCTCTCTTCTACAAACAAACAATTTGATTCTAGTTTCTCTCTTTTGCAGAACATTTTGTGCAGGTTCCCGTCAGCATCGAGCGTGATCCAACCACACTCATAAACTcaaaccgaaaaccaaaccaCTGGCCGACGATTCTCCTCTCAACCATCTTCGCCATCATAGGCCAAACCATAGCCAAACTCCTCGAAAACTTATTCTACGAACAAATCAACCGAAGCGAATACAACAAACGCCGCCAAAACGACGGCGTTTGGATTCAAGCTCTCCTCCAAACCGTCGGGTtccctctcctcctcctccctttCATCATCCTCACCACCAAGAAACACAACAACCCTCCCATAACTTCCGACCAGTTCCACTACAAATCCTTGTCAGTAATCTACATCTGCATCGGAATCCTCATGTCGGTCCAAGCAAGACTCTCCGCCATGGGAAAGCTCGAGATATCGTTTATTCTCTTCACTCCCATCTCCGTAACACAGCTCTTCTTCACTCCCATCTTCGCGCGCTTCGTCAACAAAATCAAGTTCAACAGATGGGTCGTAATCTCCTTGGTTTTCGCCATCGGCGCCGGAGCTCTCACCTTCACATCCCCGTTCGGCGGCGTGTCATACAACGGGGAGCATAAGTACGCGAGAGGCATATGGGCCGCTCTGTTCGCCGCCATCtgcttctctctcctcctctgtAACATCCAAAACGTCTTCGACAGCTACATCTTCAAACGCACGGAATCAACCACTAGAAAGCCAAGCTTCGCGTCCGTTTTCGAAGTCATAATCTTCTCCTCCCTCGTCGCTACGCTCATCTCCACGGTGGGTCTTTTCATCGCCGGCGAGCAACACGGTTTGGAGAGGGAGATGAATGGTTTCCCGAAAGGGAAAGGCGCGTACGTGATGGTTATGGTGGGTCAAGCCGTTTCGTGGCAGTTATACTGGGTCGGGATCGTGGGGCTTGTCTTCTCCGTCTCGAGCGTGTTGTCGAATGTGATCAGCGTCGTTACGTGGCCGATCGTGTCGTTGCTTGTTGTGGTCTTCTTTAACTTCAGGAACTTCACGGGCGAAGGCGATGATGAGTTCGATACTTTCAAAGGTGTCGCTTTCATTCCTGCCGCGTTAAGCGTCGCCGCTTATTTCTTTGGGCTTCACACAGAGAATCGTGACAGTGTGAATTgagttattgtttttttatctttttttttttgtgggtaAGTTAAgtaatcatatttatttttattgtttatttgtgTGTAAGTGTTAGTATGTTGTTAAAGTTgtatatttatctaattttaattTGTACTAGATCATGATTCGCGCATCCGTGCGGATTTTATTTTctgaatatattttacattgttTAGTTTCAAATTTGTCCAATTCCATTTTATGTTTAAAGAACAATATTAAAACTGTCTTTTGTATTAATAGTGTTCATCAGTGTATTATATAGATATAACCGTGCAGTAAAACACTAATCTAATATTAAGCAATACGATTTTgattagggcaaatctccaaaatagcacatttctaagtttatatcacaaaaatagcactcaaaaactaaaatgaccaaaatagcattttatcttttgaaaaatttaactttttttatttttcaaaatttgaaatcttatctccaaagcctcacttctcaactctaaaccctaaaacctaaactctaaaccctaaaccttaaattctaaaccctaaaccccacccattgagtgctatttttgtgacttttggccttgagtgctagtttgagaacaaaaacttgattttgtgctaatttggtctttttctctttttgattAATATATCACTGTATTATAGATATAGACGTGAGGTGAAAACACTAATCTAATATTAACCAATATGATTTGGATATCCATAACGGAATTCttcattataattttaataaaataattgtaataAGATAAATTACTAACCATTTTTCAGggaaaaaattaaactataagtAATGAATTATAATTACAAATGTTCTGATGCATTTtgagatataatattttatatttggtcAAACAATTTAAATGAAACAGTTCTAATCTGAGATTTTAGGCTAAGTAGGGTTGACTTGGAGAAGGGGTTATTCCATAATTTTTGTATAGATCTATAGAAATTGTGATTTATAATTATCTAGTGTTATCTTCTGTGCTATGTACGGGCATTactatgtaaaaatatttttagatataatatgtaaaatttacagTGAAACTAAATGTTAAACgtaagaatttttatttttgaggtTTATCAgtgataaacttaaaaaaaataataaaaaaaacttttctttataGTTACCATGTTTCAATATAGACACaagataaatgtaaaatattgaattctctttttcaaaaaacaGCAAAGAATTATTAGATATAAGAATTCAGAGAAAACATATCTCTTGCAAAAACAGTAAAATTATTAAccttattttctaaataattgaTGTCAGTAAAAAAAACttctataaaattgtaaaagcaCCTATAAACTAAGGAAAATCACCCTGAGATTAGATATgagtatatttttttcttgtctttcttaACCGCTATAAACGTAAGAATTTTTTTGccttgatcaataaatttgaaatttcatcaaaaaaaagagagaatgtaTTTTTCTTGTGTAACTCCAATATGACAAATACAATGTTCGGAGGCTTTTATCATGAAAGATCTTTTTGTAAACGGTTTTGGTTTTGTGTGGGctttaaaaacatcaaaatttataataattccTTACCTACAAATAcaattcttttatataataatatataaccattaaatttatttctataaaaatgctaaagtattttatttaattatatataactaattgataaaaataaaaaaaaattgataaaacatataCATTCTTTCTCTAATtctacaattagttaccataaatcattatttgtaatattatttgtgttatttggtaatttgaaattaatcagtTCTAGTGttaccttttattttaaaatctgattaaaataataactaataaatgttaacaaccaataaaattttaactatatttttgaaatttaacctattaaagacacataattaaaagtcaattaagtagcttctcaattaatatatagtatgatttatctctttaaaactaaggataaatttggttaaggtaaacataaaaacatgtatTAGGAAAATAGTAGTTTAAGCAATGTTTCTCATAATTTGTTCCAAACCACACTTTCtcactcatttttttttaaatttagtgCTTAACAAAAAACTCAAATGGgttaagcaaaaaaaatctTCGTTAAATTATCTCTAATCATCACACTATTTTATCAAACACTaagaggttgattgtttgtggtttttgaATTGGTTTTAGTTTTTCCAAAAACTAGTTTTAAACCATTCAAGATTTTGCCAAAATAGTTTCCCTATAAAATAGGGAATCTGGTTTTTGAATTTCCTATGCAATTAAAAGGAAAAACCAGAATAGTTTCATTCAaccaaatgtttttaattaaaactaatcataatttacatatcttttaaaattatttttttaatttattttaaattcaattaaaacatacctatattaattaaatctgattaactaataagaaaaaaaatatttcaatttttaaataaccaaatgtcgttattttaggcatatatttttaatattaatgtgagatccaatattatatgaaataggatgtttttatttgtataagtgttgttaaaattttagtattatacattctaaaattttattatagcGTAAAAAATACAtctcattaatatttaaatatatttttcttgctttcaatttacattatatttttcatctttacctttAACAATTGTAGAGATGATCATTTTTATTGAACTTCCTTactaattttatctttatattttaaaaacacgTAAAACTAATTAGTTCACATTTATAGTAACATGAAAAAGTACATGTACCTCgacatacaaataaaattaaataaataagaatataaaaataccaagaacataacaaacatattttattattcttccctcttgttcttttttttctattaaaaataagcaTGCTAATTTTACTATAATCCAAgctatatgaattatattaataacGTATTAATTCTATAAAAATCCTGTGAAaagtaatttaattaatatagttaaatgacttaccatataataaattaaacgaattaccaaataatataattttaaatgacttaccatataataatgttatttcatctgtttatattaatagacgaattaaataaaaaaaattcttgattAATATACGTTTAAATaacttaccatataattttatgttttaaaatataaaaatattttaatcatttttaaaagtgATAACGCATATATGATATCACATTGTCACTGGAAAATGATTGGAATTTTtaagaataatatatttgactgttttgcattcatttgatacatttttatactatatatagtgAATgagttaatttaattaatattattaagtttagattaattagttttataaaatctatgatttattttatttactactaatttaaacataataaaaaccgTTTCTATAATTGTTTCCATAGaatcatatgtatttatatgtatattatcaatttatataatgtaatctagataattaattatttctataaacaaattatgttaattcatttatatttaaGATGCTTAATTctatgtttggaaacatggattgaaTTAGGTAATTCTATAaatagttttcttttaaaaactttaattaaataaatgaaaaaccatcaaacaatcaaattataacaattaattgAAGAGTTATTCTATGAGCGACACGTCAgcataaatcaataaatttatttctcaattaatatataggaggatTATAAGTAGGTTAGACCGGAGACAAATAAAAACGACATGAGAAAATTAACATGACACAAATTATGATTTGAGTATTGAAGAGAGCATAGTTAGTCTCACTAACCTGTAATTAACCTTCATCAACTGCCAACTTTGTATTAAGCTTTCATAAAAAAAGggattttcttctttcttttttttatattggcTGGAAATATTTTTTCCAAGAGTGTTGTTTTACCAAATTTTGGCCAGAGGTTGAGATTTGCAGACATAGACAGGGATAGAGTTTCGAAGAAGTGatccatctatattattaaaagagaagtacccattaaaaataccccttagtttttaaatttaattacacttccatgccactataaattaaattgaattctcaattttaatgc
This genomic interval from Brassica napus cultivar Da-Ae chromosome A6, Da-Ae, whole genome shotgun sequence contains the following:
- the LOC106346936 gene encoding purine permease 14 codes for the protein MAQNQPIFQTEEHFVQIPVSIERDSTTLINSNRKPNHWPTILLSTVFVIIGQSIAKLLENFYYDKINRSEYNEHRQNDGVWTQALLQTVGFPLLLLPFIILTTKKHNQPSSDNQFHYKSLAVIYICIGIVMSVQGRLSAMGKLEIPFGIFTLIYTTQLFFTPIFASFVNKTKFNRWVVISLLLAIVTGALTLSSSFGGEPDEAELNYARGSWAALFAALCFSLLLCNIQNVFDSYIFKRTESTTRKPSFASVFEVIIFSSLVATLISMVGLFVAGEQHDLKREMNGFPKGKGAYVMAMVGQAVSWQIYWVGIVGLVFSVSSVLSNVISVVTWPIVSVLVVIFFNYMDDEFDVFKGVALITAVLSAAAYFFRLHKENRNSAY
- the LOC106346935 gene encoding purine permease 14; this encodes MAQQTKPEEHFVQVPVSIERDPTTLINSNRKPNHWPTILLSTIFAIIGQTIAKLLENLFYEQINRSEYNKRRQNDGVWIQALLQTVGFPLLLLPFIILTTKKHNNPPITSDQFHYKSLSVIYICIGILMSVQARLSAMGKLEISFILFTPISVTQLFFTPIFARFVNKIKFNRWVVISLVFAIGAGALTFTSPFGGVSYNGEHKYARGIWAALFAAICFSLLLCNIQNVFDSYIFKRTESTTRKPSFASVFEVIIFSSLVATLISTVGLFIAGEQHGLEREMNGFPKGKGAYVMVMVGQAVSWQLYWVGIVGLVFSVSSVLSNVISVVTWPIVSLLVVVFFNFRNFTGEGDDEFDTFKGVAFIPAALSVAAYFFGLHTENRDSVN